A genomic region of Bactrocera dorsalis isolate Fly_Bdor chromosome 3, ASM2337382v1, whole genome shotgun sequence contains the following coding sequences:
- the LOC105225392 gene encoding SNF-related serine/threonine-protein kinase: MHSDENMAFGASATQIQSISGCSGGSYDGKIAGLYDLEETLGSGHFAVVKLARHVFTGAKVAVKVVDKTKLDEISKAHLFQEVRCMKLVQHPNVVRLYEVIDTPTKLYLVLELGDGGDLYDYIMKHEGGLSEEFARKYFKQILRAITYCHQLHVVHRDLKPENVVFFEKIGVVKLTDFGFSNKFSPGQKLETFCGSLAYSAPEILLGDSYDAPAVDIWSLGVILYMLVCGQPPFEKANDSETLTMIMDCKYTVPPQVSQHCKQLISSMLVRDPKKRATLEQIAAHPWLSEIPDFDATDSLPLISRQELSDEDHAFIIQKMINGNIAPKEEILQALDKNQYNHITATYFLLAELRLRKRREEQLPKKHTSLFLPEVVTKANVTDSKREKQPDIKINSLDSNKIVMPINMVARPAAETKTDKRSRKCSIVREEDEDESGYENTNDGNELRVAITRRESISDGRLNCVAQERTKSNSMMQVDDRPKMTASVDATLVHKLNQIENHVACDTGVKKDASNFRTAKPPVMEDALRGMKDLEIGKLNSLSMSNKNPVLTHRRSKLSKIRTPSCSSSEASDDDTKARSKKKMNKFVGDTPTRFRMHRRDSHDDSSDSQDQSCPPSGSQIPSTQMGTGSNTNVSGKKDNQKPSKEHNKTDEKRKDSNSHTERQKKTPKDEKNKHNCSLDSKSELFMIGTGRRRVRESQSLDRITEAQEYEFRQKCLTSDIQTDIRNSLFNVNSYTVAETKEEYEDDIISIDSQKLKSSSIFLEKNSMHIRESICKLNSIEDIILEDSKISKAIQLTGSKCFVTMKKIRKLGKYFPVVNFS; the protein is encoded by the exons ATGCACTCTGATGAGAATATGGCTTTCGGTGCATCGGCAACACAAATACAGTCTATATCCGGTTGTAGCGGTGGATCTTACGATGGAAAAATAGCTGGATTATATGATTTAGAAGAAACTCTGGGATCCGGACATTTTGCTGTAGTGAAATTGGCCCGACATGTATTTACTGGTGCTAAGGTAGCAGTGAAAGTAGTAGATAAGACTAAATTAGATGAAATATCCAAAGCCCATTTATTTCAAGAAGTAAG ATGTATGAAGTTGGTACAACATCCGAATGTGGTGCGTCTCTACGAGGTTATTGACACGCCAACTAAACTGTATTTAGTTTTGGAGTTGGGTGATGGTGGCGATCTTTATGATTATATAATGAAACATGAGGGGGGTCTTAGCGAAGAATTCgccagaaaatattttaaacaaattttacgaGCTATCACTTATTGTCATCAGCTGCATGTTGTTCACAG agacctgaaaccagaaaatgttgttttttttgaaaaaattggtgTCGTTAAATTAACAGACTTTGGGTTTAGCAACAAATTTTCTCCTGGTCAAAAGTTGGAAACATTTTGCGGCAGTTTGGCGTATTCTGCTCCGGAAATTCTTTTAGGAGACTCTTATGATGCGCCAGCTGTTG ATATATGGTCACTTGGAGTAATACTTTATATGCTTGTTTGTGGTCAGCCACCTTTTGAAAAAGCGAATGATTCAGAAACTTTGACCATGATTATGGACTGTAAATATACGGTCCCACCACAGGTGTCTCAACATTGTAAACAGTTAATTAGTTCAATGTTGGTTCGTGACCCAAAAAAACGTGCTACCCTTGAACAGATTGCAGCACATCCTTGGTTAAGTGAAATACCCGATTTTGATGCGACCGATAGTTTGCCATTGATAAGCAGGCAAGAACTTAGTGATGAAGACCACGCTTTCataatacaaaaaatgattAACGGAAACATAGCTCCTAAAGAGGAAATTTTGCA GGCGCTGGACAAAAATCAATATAATCACATCACAGCAACATATTTCCTTTTGGCAGAACTGAGGCTACGTAAACGTCGCGAAGAGCAATTACCGAAAAAGCATACATCTCTCTTTTTACCAGAAGTTGTTACGAA ggCTAACGTTACAGATTCAAAGCGTGAAAAACAACcagacataaaaataaattctttggactcaaataaaatagtaatgcCGATAAATATGGTGGCGCGACCTGCAGCGGAAACTAAAACC GATAAAAGAAGTAGAAAGTGTAGCATTGTCCGAGAAGAGGACGAAGACGAGTCTGGCTACGAAAATACGAATGATGGTAATGAATTACGTGTGGCAATTACACGACGAGAATCAATATCTGATGGTCGTTTGAATTGTGTGGCTCAAGAACGGACGAAATCCAATTCTATGATGCAAGTTGATGATCGCCCAAAAATGACTGCATCAGTAGACGCTACTTTAGTACATAAGCTTAACCAAATAGAAAATCACGTCGCATGTGATACAGGTGTGAAGAAGGACGCTTCAAATTTTAGAACAGCTAAACCACCCGTAATGGAAGATGCTTTAAGAGGAATGAAAGACCTTGAAATAGGCAAATTAAATTCCTTATCTATGAGTAACAAAAACCCAGTACTAACACATCGTCGTAGCAAACTAAGCAAAATTCGAACACCCTCATGTAGTAGCTCGGAAGCATCGGATGATGATACTAAAGCACGTAGCAAGAAAAAGATGAACAAATTCGTTGGAGACACTCCAACGAGATTTCGCATGCACCGACGTGATTCCCACGATGATTCAAGTGATTCACAAGATCAATCGTGCCCTCCCTCTGGATCCCAAATACCATCGACACAAATGGGTACCGGCAGTAATACAAACGTAAGCGGAAAAAAGGATAATCAAAAACCTAGCAAAGAG caCAATAAAACAGATGAGAAGCGAAAGGACAGTAACTCGCACACAGAACGACAAAAGAAAACTCCGAAAGACGAGAAAAATAAACATAACTGTTCCCTTGACTCAAAATCAGAATTGTTTATGATCGGAACAGGTCGGCGTCGTGTTCGAGAGAGCCAATCATTGGATCGTATAACCGAGGCACAGGAATACGAATTTCGTCAAAAATGTCTCACATCTGACATTCAAACCGATATTAGGAATTCTCTTTTTAATGTTAACTCATACACTGTTGCAGAAACTAAGGAAGAGTATGAAGATGATATAATTTCCATTGATTCACAAAAACTTAAGAGCAGTTCCATTTTCctcgaaaaaaattcaatgcaCATACGTGAAAGCATATGTAAATTGAACTCAATAGAAGATATTATTCTCGAAGATAGTAAGATATCAAAAGCAATTCAACTTACTGGCTCAAAATGTTTTGTTACTATGAAAAAAATTCGTAAGCTAGGTAAATATTTTCCGGtagtaaatttttcttaa